The genomic DNA CGTCGCCCGGCTCCTGCGCGCCGAACTGGTTGCAGGGGAATCCCAGGATCGTCAGGCCCGCATCCCGGTGCCGGCGCCAGAGCGCCTCGAGCCCCTCGTATTGCGGGGTGAAGCCGCAGCGGGAGGCCGTGTTCACGATGAGCAGCACCTGACCGCGGTGCTGCGCGAGCGGGTACGGCGTTCCGTCGGCCGCGGAGACGCTGAAATCGTGAACGGTCGTCATGGCCGATCACTCGGGCAAACCGGCCGGATCCGCAAGGCTCGCGCGTCGCGACATGGCGTCGGCGCCGCGACGCGGTCCCGAGATCCCGGCCGCGACTCTAACCCCGTATATGGCCGAGCCCGCGCGCGTGGGGTAACGGGTCCGTCAATCGCGGCGACGGGACTCGGCACGGCCGCGAGTGAGGGGTACCCGCATCCCCCGCCTGGACCCGACCGGGACGTGTGGATGCCGCGATATCACTTCAACATCCACGACGGATCCACGATCTTGGACGGCGCGGGAACGGAGCTGCCGGACTGGCAATCCGCCCGGCTCGAAGCCGTCCGGCGCGCCGGCGACATCCTGAGGCAGGACGCCCAGCGCATCGCCCTCGGCGAGGATTGGCGGATCGAGGTGACGGACCAGACGGGGCTGATCCTGTTCCAGATGACGTTCCTGGTGGTCGAATCCCCGGTCATGCGGCGGCATTCCGGCACCGAGCGCTGAGCCGGCCCCGGGTCCGGCCGGTCGCCCGGTTCAGGCCGGCACTTTCCGGACGTCGAAGCTCGGGCCCTGGGGCGTCATCCGGTCGGTGGTGACGATGCGCTCGCCGGCGCCGACGATCCCGAGGCTGACGTCGCGGTCCGGCAGGATGACGGTGGTGCTCTTGTCGACGTGGACCAGCACGTGCCGGCGCAGGGGCACCGAGGCCACGGCCCAGCGCCTGAGCTGCCCGTAATAGGGCTCGCGCCGCCAAGCGTTCGCCTGTCCGGGATCGACCTGCACGTTCATGTTGCGGGTGAGCGGATCGAGGCTCAGCACCATCTTGGCGCGGTCCGGCTTCCATTCCGGGCCGAGCCATCCCTCCGTCATCCAGAGGCAGTGGAAGGCCCGGCAATGGTCCGGGCGGGTGGCGTGGATGGCGCAGCCCTGGCCGGCCTTCGTATGGCGGCACCACTGGCCCGCGACGCTCTCGACCGCGGGCACGTCGTAGACCTTGCAGCACAACGTGCAGGCGCCGCAGGCGCGGCCGGGGGCGGGTTGGGCGACGTAGGCTTCTGGGTTGAGCATCGGTCGGGCGCGGCGAGGGGCGGAGCTGGAGTAGCGCTGGCGGCATGCGTCCGGCAACGGCCGGACGCGGATCCTCCGGGCTACCTGACGGGGCATCGGGTCGGTAGTGTGGCGGCGGTCACCCGCGCACGAGGACCTTGCGAACCATGCTCTCGAACCTCGCGACCCGCGACGTCGAAACCCTCCTCCATCCCTACACCAACCTGTCGACGCACCGACAGACCGGCCCGCTGGTGCTGGAACGGGGCGAGGGCGTGCATGTCTACGACACCGAGGGACGCTCCTACATCGAGGGCATGTCCGGCCTGTGGTGCACGGCGCTGGGCTACTCCAACGCGGAGCTCGTGGAGGCGGCCCGGGCGCAGATGGCGCGCATGCCCTTCACGCACCTGTTCTCCGGCCGCAGCCACGATCCGGGCATCGAGCTCGCCGAGACGCTGAAGGAGCTGATGCCGGTCCCGACCTCGAAGATCTTCTTCACCTCCTCGGGGTCGGAGGCCAACGACACGCAGGTCAAGCTGACTTGGTACTACAACAACGCCATGGGGCGGCCGCAGAAGAAGAAGATCATCGCCCGCCAGAAGGGCTACCACGGCGTCACGGTCGCGAGCGCCTCGATGACCGGGCTCGCCGCGAACCACGCCGACTGGGACCTGCCGCTGCCGGGCTTCCTGCACGTCTCGCCCGCGCACCACTACCGGGGCGCCGAGCCGGGCGAGACCGAGGAGGCCTACTCGGCGCGCCTTGCCGCCGAGCTGGAGGAGACGATCCTGCGCGAGGGGCCGGAGACGGTCGCGGCCTTCATCGCCGAGCCGGTGATGGGCGCGGGTGGCGCGATCGTGCCGCCGCGGGGGTACTTCGCGGCGATCCAGGCGGTGCTGGCCAAGTACGACGTCCGCTTCATCGCCGACGAGGTGATCTGCGGCTTCGGCCGGCTCGGCACGTGGTTCGGCAGCGAGGCGCTGGGGGCCCGGCCCGATTCGATCTCCTTCGCCAAGGCCCTGACCTCGGCCTACATGCCGCTCGGCGGCGTGAGCATCGACGAACCGCTCTACGAGGCGCTGATCGGCCAGAGCGAGAAGATCGGCACCTTCGGCCACGGCACCACCTATTCCGGGCACCCGGTGGCCGCCGCGGTGGCCCTGAAGGCGATCGAGATCTACCGCCGCGACCGGGTGATCGAGGGCGCGGCCGAGAAGGCGCCGCAGTTCCAGCGCCGCCTGGCGGCGCTCGCCGGGCACGACATCGTGGGCGAGGCCGGCGGCCTCGGGCTGATCGGCGGCCTGGAGATCGTCGCCGACAAGGCCAGCAAGCGGCAGTACGACCCGAAGAAGGGCGTGGCCGCCCGCTGCGTCGCCTTCGCGCAGGGCGAGGGGCTGATCGTGCGGGCGCTCGCCGGGGACCGCGTCGCCGTCTGCCCGCCGCTGATCATCGCGCCGGACGAGATCGACGCCCTGTTCGACCGGCTCGGGCGGGCCCTGGACCGGACCCGCGACTGGATCCGCGCCGAGGGGCTGGAGGCGATGCCGGGCTGAGGACCACTCCGCGCGCGTCGCGGCGCGGGCGCGGACCCTGGCCGCGGCGGTCGCCGTCACACCGCGTCGCGCGACGCGTCCGGCAGCGCGGCCGCCTGGAGCCCCGCCGCGGTCAGCGGCGTGATGCGGAGCGTGGTGATCCGGTTCTTGGCCTTCCGCAGCACCTGGAAGCGGAAGCCGTGGAAGTTGAAGGCGGTGCCCTGGTCCGGGATGGTCCGCGCCTCGTGGATGACGAGGCCGGCGATGGTGGTCGCCTCCTCGTCGGGCAGGTCCCAGTCCATGGCCCGGTTCAGGTCGCGGATCGGCACGCCGCCGTCCACGTTCACCGACCCGTCCCCCTGCGGGCGCACGCCCGAGACGGTGACGTCGTGCTCGTCGGCGATGTCGCCGACGATCTCCTCCAGGATGTCCTCCAGGGTCACGAGCCCCATCACCTCGCCGTACTCGTCGACCACGAGGGCGAAGTGGGTCTTCTTGGTCAGGAAGGCCTTGAGCTGGGCGCGCAGCGACGTCGTACCCGGCACGAACCACGTCTCCAGGGCCAGCGCCTCGACCTTGAGGCCGGAGGCGTCGCCGCCCGCGGCGTCGAGCGCCCGTAGCAGGTCCTTGGCGTGGAGGACGCCGACGATGTTCTCGGGCGTGCCGCGCCACAGCGGCATGCGGGTGTAGGGCGAGGCCAGCACCGCCCGGACGATGTCCTCGGAGGGCTGGTCGGCGTCGATCGCCCGCATCTTCGTGCGGTGGACCATCACGTCGGAGACCGACAGGTCCGACAGGTCGAGGAGGCCGCCCAGCATGTCGCGCTCGGCCTTGGCGACGCCGCCCTCCCGGTGCATCAGCGCCACCTGCCCGCGCAGCTCCTCGGCGGCGGTGAGGATCGACTGGTGCTCGCCGATGGTGACGCCGAACGGTTTTAGCATCACCCGCACGACGTGCTCGATGGCGATGGCCAGCGGGCCCATCAGCGCCACCGCGAAGGCCACCGGGCGGGCGGTGAGCAGGGCGGCCTTGTCAGGTTTGGAGATCGCCAGCGTCTTCGGCAGCACCTCGGCGAAGACGATGACCAGCACCGACATGCCGACCGTCGCGTAGATGACGCCGCTCTTGCCGAACAGCGCCGTGAGCACGCTGGTGGTGAAGGCCGAGGCGCCGATCGCCACGATGTTGTAGCCGATCAGCATCGCGCCGATGAAGCGCTCGCGGATCGCCAGGATGCGGTTGACGATCGCGGCGCGCGGGTCGCCCGCCTGCTCCAGGGCGTGCATTCGGGCTCGCGAGGCGGCCGTGAAGGCCGTCTCCGCGCCCGCGAAGAAGGCCGAGAGCAGCAGCGAGATCGCCACGATGCTCGCGGCGAACCACAGGTCGATATGGGTTTCCATCGGGTCCGTCAGGCACGCCTCGCGCGGCTTGTCGGCCGCCCATATAGCGCCTCCTGCGACTTATTGCGCGCCGATCGGGCGC from Methylobacterium oryzae includes the following:
- a CDS encoding HlyC/CorC family transporter, with the protein product METHIDLWFAASIVAISLLLSAFFAGAETAFTAASRARMHALEQAGDPRAAIVNRILAIRERFIGAMLIGYNIVAIGASAFTTSVLTALFGKSGVIYATVGMSVLVIVFAEVLPKTLAISKPDKAALLTARPVAFAVALMGPLAIAIEHVVRVMLKPFGVTIGEHQSILTAAEELRGQVALMHREGGVAKAERDMLGGLLDLSDLSVSDVMVHRTKMRAIDADQPSEDIVRAVLASPYTRMPLWRGTPENIVGVLHAKDLLRALDAAGGDASGLKVEALALETWFVPGTTSLRAQLKAFLTKKTHFALVVDEYGEVMGLVTLEDILEEIVGDIADEHDVTVSGVRPQGDGSVNVDGGVPIRDLNRAMDWDLPDEEATTIAGLVIHEARTIPDQGTAFNFHGFRFQVLRKAKNRITTLRITPLTAAGLQAAALPDASRDAV
- a CDS encoding aminotransferase, translating into MLSNLATRDVETLLHPYTNLSTHRQTGPLVLERGEGVHVYDTEGRSYIEGMSGLWCTALGYSNAELVEAARAQMARMPFTHLFSGRSHDPGIELAETLKELMPVPTSKIFFTSSGSEANDTQVKLTWYYNNAMGRPQKKKIIARQKGYHGVTVASASMTGLAANHADWDLPLPGFLHVSPAHHYRGAEPGETEEAYSARLAAELEETILREGPETVAAFIAEPVMGAGGAIVPPRGYFAAIQAVLAKYDVRFIADEVICGFGRLGTWFGSEALGARPDSISFAKALTSAYMPLGGVSIDEPLYEALIGQSEKIGTFGHGTTYSGHPVAAAVALKAIEIYRRDRVIEGAAEKAPQFQRRLAALAGHDIVGEAGGLGLIGGLEIVADKASKRQYDPKKGVAARCVAFAQGEGLIVRALAGDRVAVCPPLIIAPDEIDALFDRLGRALDRTRDWIRAEGLEAMPG
- a CDS encoding DUF6894 family protein; protein product: MPRYHFNIHDGSTILDGAGTELPDWQSARLEAVRRAGDILRQDAQRIALGEDWRIEVTDQTGLILFQMTFLVVESPVMRRHSGTER